One window of the Canis aureus isolate CA01 chromosome 1, VMU_Caureus_v.1.0, whole genome shotgun sequence genome contains the following:
- the RPL18 gene encoding large ribosomal subunit protein eL18 isoform X1 has translation MGKESGLTVRPSLWLCGGQGVDIRHNKDRKVRRKEPKSQDIYLRLLVKLYRFLARRTNSTFNQVVLKRLFMSRTNRPPLSLSRMIRKMKLPGRENKTAVVVGTITDDVRVQEVPKLKVCALRVSSRARSRILKAGGKILTFDQLALDSPKGCGTVLLSGPRKGREVYRHFGKAPGTPHSHTKPYVRSKGRKFERARGRRASRGYKN, from the exons ATGGGCAAGGAGTCAGGCCTCACAGTCCGGCCCAGCCTTTGGCTCTGTGGAGGACAG GGAGTCGACATCCGCCACAACAAGGACCGAAAGGTTCGGCGCAAGGAGCCCAAGAGCCAGGACATCTACCTGAGACTGTTGGTTAAG CTGTACAGGTTTCTGGCCAGACGAACCAACTCTACCTTTAACCAGGTTGTGTTGAAGAGGTTGTTCATGAGTCGCACCAACCGgccacctctgtccctttcccggATG ATCCGGAAGATGAAACTGCCTGGCCGGGAAAACAAAACAGCTGTGGTTGTAGGAACCATAACGGATGATGTGCGTGTCCAGGAGGTGCCCAAGCTGAAG GTGTGTGCACTGCGCGTGAGTAGCCGTGCCCGGAGCCGCATCCTCAAAGCTGGAGGCAAGATCCTCACCTTCGATCAGTTGGCCCTGGACTCCCCTAAGGGTTGTGGCACCGTCTTACTCTCTG GTCCACGCAAGGGCCGAGAGGTGTACAGACACTTTGGCAAGGCCCCAGGAACCCCACACAGCCACACCAA GCCCTACGTGAGATCCAAGGGCCGGAAGTTCGAGCGTGCCAGAGGCCGCAGGGCCAGCCGAGGCTACAAAAACTAA
- the RPL18 gene encoding large ribosomal subunit protein eL18 isoform X2 — protein sequence MGVDIRHNKDRKVRRKEPKSQDIYLRLLVKLYRFLARRTNSTFNQVVLKRLFMSRTNRPPLSLSRMIRKMKLPGRENKTAVVVGTITDDVRVQEVPKLKVCALRVSSRARSRILKAGGKILTFDQLALDSPKGCGTVLLSGPRKGREVYRHFGKAPGTPHSHTKPYVRSKGRKFERARGRRASRGYKN from the exons ATG GGAGTCGACATCCGCCACAACAAGGACCGAAAGGTTCGGCGCAAGGAGCCCAAGAGCCAGGACATCTACCTGAGACTGTTGGTTAAG CTGTACAGGTTTCTGGCCAGACGAACCAACTCTACCTTTAACCAGGTTGTGTTGAAGAGGTTGTTCATGAGTCGCACCAACCGgccacctctgtccctttcccggATG ATCCGGAAGATGAAACTGCCTGGCCGGGAAAACAAAACAGCTGTGGTTGTAGGAACCATAACGGATGATGTGCGTGTCCAGGAGGTGCCCAAGCTGAAG GTGTGTGCACTGCGCGTGAGTAGCCGTGCCCGGAGCCGCATCCTCAAAGCTGGAGGCAAGATCCTCACCTTCGATCAGTTGGCCCTGGACTCCCCTAAGGGTTGTGGCACCGTCTTACTCTCTG GTCCACGCAAGGGCCGAGAGGTGTACAGACACTTTGGCAAGGCCCCAGGAACCCCACACAGCCACACCAA GCCCTACGTGAGATCCAAGGGCCGGAAGTTCGAGCGTGCCAGAGGCCGCAGGGCCAGCCGAGGCTACAAAAACTAA
- the FAM83E gene encoding protein FAM83E, with product MAASQLAALEGVGSGPEGLPLTEASPSFLYSEGQRLALEALLSKGEEAFQACVQREGLRPFLSGEELRSLVAAAENWTTCKQPPGRAAEGATATDGDSGSLTYWPGQSEEQVPTLRLGWPEDSTWKGITRAQLYTQPPDEGHPPLKELVRQEIQAACKLVAVVMDIFTDPDLLLDLVNAATRRWVPVYLLLDRQQLPAFLTLAHQLGVNPWATENLDIRVVRGCSFQSRWRQQVSGNVREKFVLLDGHRVISGSYSFTWSDSRLHRGLVTLLTGEIADAFSREFRTLYAASWPLPPAPTLGPFVSTVGGLQLAPNPHRVVRRRSVAPMSPPPPDGPLAQRLAACRVFEGDRQETPATPGPALSDILRSVQRVRTPSGPPARPSRSLWDLSRLSQLSGSSDGDSELKMSWGSKDTPAKALMRQRGTGGAPRGEIEPRPVGRSQPWGGPLPLLPARRLRYLSPTRRRFGEDAASKLLEPRGVQQPDRGAQAGLRGPR from the exons ATGGCAGCCTCCCAGCTGGCAGCGCTGGAAGGAGTGGGGTCAGGGCCCGAGGGGCTGCCCTTGACTGAGGCCAGCCCCAGCTTCCTGTATTCCGAGGGCCAGCGCCTGGCTCTTGAGGCTCTGCTGAGCAAGGGCGAAGAGGCGTTCCAGGCCTGCGTGCAGCGCGAGGGGCTGCGGCCCTTCCTGAGCGGGGAAGAGCTCCGGAGCCTGGTGGCGGCCGCTGAGAACTGGACCACATGCAAGCAGCCACCCGGCAGGGCAGCAGAGGGAGCCACTGCCACCGATGGGGACTCCGGCAGCCTGACTTACTGGCCCGGACAGTCAGAGGAGCAGGTGCCCACGCTGCGGTTGGGCTGGCCGGAGGACTCGACCTGGAAGGGAATCACCCGGGCACAGCTGTATACCCAGCCACCCGACGAGGGCCACCCGCCCCTCAAGGAGCTGGTGCGCCAGGAAATCCAGGCCGCCTGCAAG CTAGTGGCCGTGGTCATGGACATCTTCACTGACCCAGACCTGCTTTTGGACCTGGTAAATGCTGCCACACGCCGCTGGGTGCCTGTCTACCTCCTCCTGGACCGCCAGCAACTGCCTGCCTTCCTGACCCTGGCCCACCAGCTGGGAGTGAACCCCTGGGCCACTGAG AACCTAGATATCCGTGTTGTGCGGGGCTGCAGTTTCCAGAGCCGCTGGCGACAGCAGGTAAGCGGCAACGTACGAGAGAAGTTTGTGCTGCTGGACGGCCACAGGGTCATCTCCGGATCCTACAG CTTCACATGGAGTGACTCACGCCTGCATCGCGGCCTGGTGACCCTGCTGACCGGTGAGATTGCCGATGCCTTCAGCCGAGAGTTCCGGACACTCTATGCGGCCTCCTGGCCgctcccacctgcacccaccctgggCCCCTTCGTAAGCACCGTGGGGGGGCTGCAGCTGGCTCCCAACCCCCACCGTGTTGTCCGCCGCCGTTCTGTGGCCCCCATGTCCCCGCCGCCACCCGACGGCCCGTTGGCCCAACGCTTGGCTGCCTGCCGAGTATTTGAGGGTGACAGGCAGGAGACCCCGGCCACCCCAGGGCCGGCGCTGAGCGACATCCTGAGGAGTGTCCAGCGTGTCCGGACCCCCAGcggccccccggcccggcccagccGCTCTCTATGGGACCTGAGCCGCCTGTCCCAGCTGTCGGGCTCCAGTGATGGTGACAGTGAG CTCAAGATGTCCTGGGGCTCCAAGGACACCCCGGCCAAGGCCCTGATGAGGCAGCGGGGCACCGGaggggctccccggggggagATAGAACCCCGTCCTGTGGGCCGGTCCCAGCCCTGGGgcggccccctgcccctcctcccggcTCGCCGCCTGCGCTATCTGTCCCCAACCCGAAGGAGGTTTGGTGAAGATGCTGCCTCCAAACTCCTGGAACCCCGAGGAGTCCAGCAGCCAGATCGGGGTGCCCAGGCAGGACTCAGGGGGCCTCGCTGA
- the SPACA4 gene encoding sperm acrosome membrane-associated protein 4, whose protein sequence is MVLGWLLLLAMALPPGTAGAKDCVFCELTDSKQCPGIHMQCGDDEDCFTGHGVAPGLGPIINKGCLLSTSCGHEEPVTYMGVTYTLTTTCCYGHMCNRAPSPARWEGRAAGLALGVLLLLLLPRLL, encoded by the coding sequence ATGGTCCTCGGCTGGCTGCTGCTTCTGGCAATGGCTCTGCCCCCGGGCACCGCAGGCGCCAAGGACTGTGTGTTCTGTGAGCTGACCGATTCCAAGCAGTGTCCCGGCATCCACATGCAGTGTGGCGACGATGAGGACTGCTTCACAGGCCATGGGGTGGCTCCAGGCCTCGGCCCTATCATCAACAAAGGTTGCCTGCTGTCCACTTCTTGCGGCCACGAGGAGCCGGTCACCTACATGGGTGTCACCTACACGCTTACCACCACGTGCTGCTACGGCCACATGTGTAACAGGGCCCCCAGTCCCGCCAGATGGGAGGGGCGGGCCGCCGGCCTGGCGCTGggtgtgctgctgctgctgctgcttccacGTTTGCTGTGA